One genomic window of Gossypium hirsutum isolate 1008001.06 chromosome D11, Gossypium_hirsutum_v2.1, whole genome shotgun sequence includes the following:
- the LOC107925772 gene encoding UPF0481 protein At3g47200 — MSSTEEGGGAVGAVSTDQTIIDNNTNNDYVRIDMRFTDPLSDGEVANLRSLYEAFYAGQPNFTAKPLIRKVPSALRRNEDFKKYFMPKVISIGPLHHDDLTLIESKELKLKLAAHFVKKVGVDGESLYSNIKKEMDGLRKCYDPQELENYSEDNKELAWMFFVDGCAILQAVYMRYDDDDDDGKLFIKNDLLRFVYSDLFLLENQLPFRVLELLTSSSKNGEKFMDLIKRFIDDTVINPGEDSEWLWEQHKEGERIHLLHLLRVRLLVEEEKPWWWRFIERRFINEATTNGRLPPITVDDSTINLIAYEMCPDFDNDFTVTSYMCFLDLLIDEAEDVKDLRDAGILYNRLGSDEEVAKLFNKMNTDLVPSPMIYSGVKEKIHNHCKNMWINHAAQGYHTYFRSPWTFLAFLGAIAALTLSALQTYYAMHQQK; from the exons ATGTCGTCCACGGAGGAAGGAGGTGGCGCCGTCGGAGCAGTTTCCACTGATCAAACAATCATCGACAACAACACCAACAACGATTACGTGAGAATTGATATGCGGTTCACGGACCCTCTCAGCGATGGCGAAGTAGCGAATCTCCGGTCATTATACGAAGCTTTCTACGCCGGCCAACCCAACTTCACTGCCAAACCATTAATACGAAAAGTCCCATCAGCCCTTCGTCGTAACGAAGATTTCAAGAAGTATTTCATGCCGAAAGTGATCTCAATCGGCCCACTCCACCACGATGATCTCACCCTCATTGAATCCAAGGAGCTCAAGCTCAAATTAGCAGCACATTTCGTCAAAAAAGTTGGCGTCGATGGGGAATCCTTGTACAGCAACATTAAGAAAGAGATGGATGGCTTGAGGAAATGCTATGATCCACAGGAATTAGAGAATTATAGCGAAGATAACAAGGAACTGGCTTGGATGTTCTTCGTTGACGGCTGCGCAATTTTACAAGCAGTTTACATGCGttacgatgatgatgatgatgatggtaaattgtttattaaaaacgatTTGCTGAGATTTGTGTACTCGGATCTGTTCTTGTTGGAAAACCAATTACCTTTTCGTGTTCTTGAATTGCTTACAAGCTCGAGCAAAAATGGCGAAAAGTTCATGGATTTAATCAAAAGGTTCATCGACGACACTGTTATCAACCCAGGCGAGGACAG TGAATGGTTGTGGGAGCAGCACAAAGAAGGAGAGCGAATTCACTTATTGCATCTACTACGAGTAAGACTCCTTGTCGAAGAAGAAAAACCATGGTGGTGGCGTTTCATTGAACGCAGATTTATCAACGAAGCAACAACAAACG GACGGTTACCGCCGATCACGGTTGATGATTCAACCATAAACTTAATAGCTTACGAAATGTGTCCGGATTTCGACAACGATTTCACCGTCACTTCTTATATGTGTTTCCTTGATTTATTGATCGATGAAGCCGAAGATGTTAAAGACCTGAGAGACGCCGGCATACTGTACAATAGATTGGGGAGTGATGAAGAGGTGGCTAAGCTTTTCAATAAGATGAACACTGATTTGGTTCCTAGTCCGATGATTTACAGTGGGGTTAAAGAGAAAATACATAATCATTGTAAGAATATGTGGATTAATCATGCAGCTCAAGGTTATCATACTTATTTTAGGAGTCCTTGGACGTTTTTGGCATTTTTGGGTGCCATTGCTGCACTTACTCTTAGTGCTTTGCAGACTTATTATGCCATGCATCAACAAAAGTAA